The following are from one region of the Paenibacillus sabinae T27 genome:
- a CDS encoding glycoside hydrolase family 31 protein, whose product MRKRLKASRMSKKLAQAAVCLSLLTGTVSAVLPANVVFAETQPEADTPLNKQNLQPLSVQSLEALENGVKLNLGDYQGFIRLFSEDMAKISVVKNGEDEFISPGIAKKDWKTPKFSTKETDKEYILSTSELTVKINKQPFGVKFLDKQGNVINEDAAQGTGYENGKPYVFKKTDSGENFYGFGEQSGGLNKRGKSLGMWNTDAYSYNKNTKYLYTSIPFFIGLKDKKAYGIFFDNTNRSYYEMASEKDDYYYFYANGGTLTYYFINGPEIGDVIDRYTELTGKSETPPMWSLGFHQSKWGYTPEELVDVAKTYREKKIPLDTMHFDIDYMDGYRVFTWNDQYKQALKTLKNEGFHAITINDPAVKQDENYRMYQEGTANDYWAKNPDGTTFFGDVWPGRSAFPNFLKSDVRTWWANNLGTLLNEGVDGIWNDMNEPAVFDGPFHTMPLDVVFEGDNGEKKLHTEVHNLYGHLETEATYNGFLKNKPNTRPFVLTRDMYAGTQRYAALWTGDNVSNWEHLQMSIPMNSNVGLSGVPFVGNDIGGFAKSPGNVPTPELFARWIEVGAFLPFARDHYDNSAKSGLAGGQEPWNFGKEVEDISRKYISMRYELLPYLYNQFKESAENGQPVQQPLVYQFQDDAKTYNIEDQFMFGDSLMLAPVVKEGQTSREVYLPAGETWVDYWTGKKYEGNQSITVNAALGTLPIFVKNNSIIPRQEVEQSTNEKKLENLILDTYLNDQASYSFYEDDAQTLDYKQGEYNITEFKVDKKGNHIEFKQDKKAQNYASDIKSYTLKLHDAEQPQKVQAAGSKYDQAGSLEQLNGQESGYFFDSAERVLYVKIPANENHSVKIQ is encoded by the coding sequence ATGCGTAAAAGGTTAAAAGCTTCACGGATGTCGAAGAAACTGGCGCAAGCAGCTGTGTGCCTCAGTCTATTGACGGGAACGGTATCTGCGGTGCTGCCGGCCAATGTGGTTTTTGCGGAAACCCAGCCTGAGGCTGATACCCCGTTAAACAAACAGAATCTTCAGCCATTATCCGTACAATCGCTAGAAGCCCTGGAGAACGGGGTTAAACTGAACCTGGGGGATTATCAGGGATTTATCCGCCTCTTCTCGGAGGACATGGCCAAGATCTCGGTCGTTAAAAACGGTGAAGATGAGTTCATCTCTCCGGGAATTGCCAAGAAAGACTGGAAGACGCCTAAATTCAGCACCAAGGAAACGGATAAAGAATACATCCTTTCTACCAGCGAGCTCACCGTAAAAATTAACAAACAGCCTTTCGGCGTCAAATTCCTGGACAAGCAAGGAAACGTGATCAACGAAGACGCGGCTCAAGGGACCGGCTATGAAAACGGCAAGCCTTATGTGTTCAAAAAGACGGATTCCGGTGAAAACTTCTACGGTTTCGGCGAGCAGTCCGGCGGGCTGAACAAACGCGGCAAAAGCCTTGGCATGTGGAACACGGACGCTTATTCCTACAACAAGAACACCAAGTATCTTTACACCTCCATTCCATTCTTCATCGGCCTGAAGGACAAAAAAGCCTATGGCATTTTCTTCGACAATACAAATCGCTCTTATTATGAAATGGCCAGCGAAAAAGACGACTATTACTACTTCTACGCCAACGGCGGCACTCTGACTTACTACTTCATCAACGGTCCGGAAATCGGCGACGTTATCGACCGGTACACCGAGCTGACAGGTAAATCCGAGACGCCTCCAATGTGGTCCCTGGGCTTCCATCAAAGTAAATGGGGCTATACACCGGAAGAACTCGTGGATGTGGCCAAAACCTACCGCGAGAAAAAAATCCCGCTCGACACGATGCATTTTGATATCGACTACATGGACGGATACCGCGTGTTCACCTGGAACGACCAGTACAAACAAGCGCTGAAGACGCTGAAAAATGAAGGCTTCCACGCCATCACTATCAACGACCCGGCCGTCAAGCAGGACGAGAATTACCGTATGTATCAGGAAGGAACCGCCAACGATTACTGGGCGAAAAATCCGGACGGCACTACCTTCTTCGGCGATGTATGGCCGGGCAGATCCGCTTTCCCGAACTTCCTGAAGTCGGATGTCCGCACTTGGTGGGCGAACAATCTCGGAACACTCTTGAATGAGGGTGTTGACGGCATCTGGAATGATATGAACGAGCCTGCCGTATTTGACGGTCCTTTCCATACGATGCCGCTGGATGTCGTGTTCGAAGGCGACAACGGAGAGAAGAAGCTGCATACGGAAGTCCACAATCTTTATGGACATCTTGAAACCGAAGCGACCTACAACGGCTTCCTCAAAAACAAACCGAACACCCGTCCGTTCGTGTTAACCCGCGACATGTACGCAGGAACGCAGCGTTACGCGGCACTCTGGACCGGTGACAACGTAAGTAACTGGGAGCATCTGCAAATGTCGATTCCGATGAACTCCAATGTCGGCTTGTCCGGTGTTCCGTTTGTCGGCAATGATATCGGCGGCTTTGCGAAATCGCCGGGCAATGTTCCGACGCCTGAGTTGTTCGCAAGATGGATCGAGGTCGGCGCTTTCCTGCCGTTTGCCCGCGACCACTACGACAACAGTGCGAAATCCGGACTGGCAGGCGGACAAGAGCCTTGGAATTTCGGCAAAGAGGTTGAAGATATCAGCCGCAAATACATCTCCATGCGTTATGAGCTGCTGCCTTACCTGTACAACCAGTTCAAGGAATCCGCGGAGAACGGTCAACCGGTTCAACAACCGCTCGTTTACCAGTTCCAGGACGACGCGAAGACGTATAACATCGAAGATCAGTTTATGTTCGGCGATTCGCTGATGCTTGCCCCTGTAGTCAAAGAAGGCCAAACGAGCCGCGAAGTGTATCTGCCGGCCGGCGAGACATGGGTCGATTACTGGACAGGCAAAAAATATGAAGGCAACCAGTCGATCACGGTTAACGCCGCTCTTGGAACACTACCTATTTTCGTGAAAAACAATTCGATTATCCCTCGTCAGGAAGTGGAGCAATCCACCAATGAGAAGAAGCTGGAAAACCTGATCCTCGACACCTATCTGAATGATCAAGCCAGCTACAGCTTCTACGAAGACGATGCTCAGACTTTGGATTACAAGCAAGGCGAATACAATATCACGGAATTCAAGGTGGACAAGAAAGGCAACCACATCGAGTTCAAGCAGGACAAGAAAGCTCAAAACTACGCTTCCGACATCAAGTCCTACACGCTTAAGCTGCACGATGCCGAGCAGCCTCAGAAAGTTCAGGCAGCCGGCAGCAAGTACGATCAAGCTGGCAGCTTGGAGCAATTGAACGGACAGGAAAGTGGTTACTTCTTCGATTCGGCCGAACGCGTTCTGTATGTCAAGATCCCGGCCAATGAGAACCACAGCGTAAAAATTCAATAA
- a CDS encoding glycoside hydrolase family 66 protein has protein sequence MKRARWMRMAGVAAVCAAITLTSACQKTWNTAETPPKHVVIHKGSLLKGLSTDKAAYWPGEDVRFELKFKRPEPGGTASIRYLHLDRVIKEEKLQAEGDKLVWSWEPPRQEGQGYMAEVVYERDGEADQMNIGVDVSSDWGKFPRYGYLADFSNMNTGEKSRVIERLNRFHINGIQFYDWQYKHQEPIRWEEGRPAAEWKDIANRSVSLSTVKDYIDLAHGHGMKAMNYNLLFGAYADAEQDGVNRDWGLFKDPGGTEQDHHPLPDEWASDIYLYDPSNPDWQNYLIEKEKKTFDTLPFDGWHVDQLGDRGALWSRDGRSVNLAATYPSFLNAAKEKLDVDYVMNAVGQFGQESIAKEAPVKFLYTEVWGNHPQYRNLKDIIDENSRFSGNLLNTVLAAYMNYHLSDAPGTFNTPGILLTDAVIFASGGSHLELGENMLSKEYFPHKNLSVSPELEEQLVSYYDFLVAYQNLLRDHPVKSSLKAEGTKEVAISDQAEQGKVWSFSKRKDGKDIVQFINFSDASAMDWNDDRGTQTEPAEKRNVAVSVRTDRPVSRVWFASPDHNGGSPQALPFTQRGGVVKWKLPALKYWDMVVIEYKK, from the coding sequence ATGAAACGCGCCAGGTGGATGCGGATGGCCGGGGTTGCTGCGGTCTGCGCGGCTATAACGTTAACTTCGGCCTGCCAAAAAACTTGGAATACCGCCGAGACCCCGCCAAAGCATGTGGTCATTCATAAAGGCTCTCTACTGAAAGGATTATCCACGGATAAAGCGGCTTACTGGCCCGGAGAAGATGTCCGGTTTGAGCTGAAGTTCAAGCGGCCCGAACCGGGCGGAACCGCAAGTATCCGTTACCTGCATTTGGACAGGGTCATAAAGGAAGAGAAGCTGCAAGCTGAAGGGGACAAGCTGGTCTGGAGCTGGGAGCCGCCCCGGCAAGAGGGACAAGGCTATATGGCCGAAGTCGTATATGAGCGGGACGGTGAGGCGGATCAGATGAACATTGGTGTGGACGTATCGTCCGATTGGGGGAAATTCCCCCGGTACGGATATCTGGCCGATTTCTCAAACATGAACACAGGTGAGAAGTCGCGGGTCATCGAACGGTTGAACCGTTTTCATATTAATGGCATCCAGTTCTACGATTGGCAGTACAAGCATCAGGAACCGATTCGGTGGGAAGAAGGCAGGCCGGCGGCGGAATGGAAGGATATTGCCAACCGCTCCGTATCACTTAGTACGGTAAAAGACTACATCGATCTGGCTCACGGTCACGGCATGAAGGCCATGAACTATAACCTGCTGTTTGGCGCTTATGCGGACGCGGAGCAGGATGGCGTGAACAGAGACTGGGGCTTGTTTAAAGACCCGGGCGGCACCGAGCAGGATCATCACCCGCTTCCGGACGAATGGGCGAGCGATATTTATCTGTATGATCCCTCTAACCCGGATTGGCAGAATTACTTGATCGAAAAAGAAAAGAAAACGTTCGACACGCTTCCCTTTGACGGCTGGCATGTGGATCAGCTGGGAGACAGGGGGGCATTGTGGTCTCGTGACGGCAGAAGCGTCAATCTCGCCGCGACATATCCGTCGTTCCTGAATGCGGCCAAGGAGAAGCTTGATGTGGATTATGTGATGAACGCCGTCGGCCAGTTCGGTCAGGAATCCATCGCGAAGGAAGCGCCCGTCAAGTTTCTGTACACTGAAGTATGGGGCAACCATCCGCAGTACCGGAATTTAAAAGATATCATTGACGAGAATTCGAGATTCAGCGGAAACCTGCTGAACACGGTGCTTGCTGCTTATATGAATTATCATTTATCCGATGCGCCGGGAACGTTCAACACGCCGGGAATTCTGCTGACAGATGCGGTCATTTTTGCCTCGGGCGGGTCCCATCTGGAGCTGGGAGAGAATATGCTGTCCAAAGAATATTTTCCTCATAAAAATTTAAGCGTATCCCCGGAACTGGAAGAGCAGCTCGTTTCATACTACGATTTTCTGGTGGCGTATCAGAATCTGCTGCGGGATCACCCGGTAAAATCCAGCCTGAAAGCCGAAGGGACGAAAGAGGTCGCGATATCGGATCAAGCGGAGCAGGGCAAGGTGTGGTCTTTCTCCAAGCGTAAGGATGGAAAAGACATCGTTCAATTTATCAATTTCAGCGATGCTTCCGCCATGGACTGGAACGATGATCGCGGAACGCAGACGGAACCGGCGGAAAAACGGAACGTTGCCGTATCCGTCAGAACGGACCGCCCGGTATCCAGAGTATGGTTTGCTTCTCCGGATCATAACGGAGGATCGCCTCAGGCGCTGCCTTTCACGCAGCGGGGCGGCGTTGTGAAATGGAAGCTGCCAGCGCTGAAATACTGGGATATGGTCGTTATTGAATATAAGAAATAG